Proteins from a genomic interval of Chitinophagales bacterium:
- a CDS encoding GlsB/YeaQ/YmgE family stress response membrane protein, with the protein MEPILYILIIGAVAGWLAGVIVKGFGFGLLGNIVVGIVGAFVGGWLVPKLGLPIGSGIGGQIITAVIGAVVFLFIIRLLKR; encoded by the coding sequence ATGGAACCTATTTTGTACATTCTAATCATTGGCGCAGTTGCAGGTTGGCTAGCTGGTGTTATTGTAAAAGGCTTTGGCTTTGGACTTTTAGGCAATATTGTCGTGGGAATCGTGGGGGCATTTGTTGGAGGATGGCTTGTTCCTAAATTGGGACTTCCCATTGGAAGCGGTATTGGAGGACAAATCATTACCGCAGTTATTGGTGCGGTTGTTTTCTTATTCATCATCCGATTATTGAAGCGATGA
- a CDS encoding PfkB family carbohydrate kinase — protein MSSILVVGSMAFDDIETPFGKSNKIIGGAAIYIAYTASYFNPNIQLVSVVGGDFPQAVIDDLENRGVNTEGLQIKKDEKSFFWSGKYHLDMNTRDTLVTELNVLGTFNPILPESYKQADFVMLGNLSPDVQRKVIEQMDQRPKLIAMDTMNFWMDIARDELDKTLKLIDVLIINDEETRQLTGEYSLVKGAKKIFEMGPKFLIIKKGEHGALLFHGEQMFYVPALPLEDVFDPTGAGDTFAGGFIGYMAKAGEVSFDNMKRAIIYGSAMASFCVEKFGTQRMVGLTQTDIESRLQAFVDLSQVTFEE, from the coding sequence ATGAGCAGTATTTTAGTCGTAGGTTCGATGGCGTTTGATGATATAGAAACGCCTTTTGGCAAAAGCAATAAAATCATTGGAGGCGCAGCTATTTACATTGCCTATACCGCTTCTTATTTCAATCCCAATATTCAATTGGTATCCGTAGTAGGAGGAGATTTTCCACAAGCGGTGATTGATGACTTGGAAAATCGAGGTGTGAATACCGAAGGATTACAAATAAAAAAAGACGAAAAAAGTTTTTTCTGGTCGGGTAAGTACCATCTGGATATGAATACCCGTGATACTTTGGTGACAGAATTGAATGTATTGGGGACTTTCAATCCGATTTTGCCTGAAAGTTACAAACAAGCAGATTTTGTGATGCTCGGTAATCTTTCTCCTGATGTTCAGCGAAAAGTAATTGAGCAAATGGATCAACGACCAAAATTGATAGCAATGGATACCATGAACTTTTGGATGGATATTGCTCGTGACGAACTGGATAAAACGTTGAAATTGATAGATGTATTGATTATCAACGATGAGGAAACCCGTCAATTGACTGGGGAATATTCTTTGGTGAAAGGAGCAAAGAAGATATTTGAGATGGGGCCTAAATTTCTCATCATCAAAAAAGGCGAACACGGTGCATTGTTGTTTCACGGTGAGCAAATGTTTTATGTACCTGCATTGCCTTTAGAAGATGTTTTTGACCCAACTGGTGCGGGCGATACTTTTGCAGGTGGATTTATTGGTTATATGGCAAAGGCTGGTGAGGTGAGTTTCGACAACATGAAACGAGCCATTATTTACGGTTCTGCAATGGCTTCTTTCTGTGTAGAAAAATTTGGAACACAGCGAATGGTAGGGCTTACACAAACCGATATCGAGTCAAGATTACAAGCATTTGTTGATTTGTCACAAGTGACTTTTGAAGAATAA